The Amycolatopsis sp. DG1A-15b genome contains the following window.
TGAGTGGTAAGGCGGGCGGGAACCCGCCTTACCACTTACGACGGCGTGTAGAGGGCGCCCAGGAACTCGAGCAGCAACCGCTCCCGCAGCGGCGCCGGTGCCGTGGCGAGGAGCGCGTTGATCGGCGCCATGCGGTCCGGCAGCCCCGAAGCGCCGCCCAGGCCCGCCGCCGCGAGGAGGCCCGCGAACTGCTCCGCCGTCAGCGTCGCCGGGTCGAGCGCCGCGACGAACTCCGCCACCGCCGCGTCGACGACCACCGGGGCCGCCGACCTGGCCGCGTCCACCGACGCGGCCAAGTCGGTCAGGAACTCCTTCTCGCTGCCGTGGTTGGCCGCCGTCACCGTCAGGTGCAGGTTCGCCGGGGAACTCAGGTGCGCGAACTGCGGCTGGATGTACCAGCCGCGCGCCTTCATCTCGTCGGCCACCGTGAACAGGTCGAAGCCGTCGTCGCCGGTGAACGCGATCAGCGTCGAGACCGGGTCGCCCAGAACCCGCAGGCCCGGTAGTTCCTCGATGCCGGAACGGATCCGGGACACCGCCTCACGAGCGGCGGACGCCAGCTTCAGGTAGCCGTCGGAACCGAGGTGGTTCACCACCGCCCACGCCGCCGCCAAGGGACCGCCCGACCGCGTGCTCTGGATGGTCGTGTTCAGCATCGTGTACCCCGGCCAGGCCGCGCTCGCGAAGTAGTGCGTGCGCCGCAGTTCCGCCGAGGCGTGCAGCAGCACCGACGTCCCCTTCGGGCAGTACGCGTACTTGTGCAGGTCCACCGAAATGCTCGTGACGCCGGGGACGCGGAAGTCGAACGGCGGGACGTCCGCGCCGAGGCGGGCGAAGTACGGCAGCACCCAGCCGCCGATGCAGGCGTCGACGTGCATCCGGACGCCGCGCTCGTGCGCCGCCGCCGCGATCTCGGGCACCGGGTCGAGCACGCCGTGGGCGTACGACGGCGCACTCGCCACGACCAGGACCGTCGAGTCGTCGATCGCCGCGGCCATCGCCGCCGGATCGGCGCGGAAGGTCACCGGGTCGACCGGGACGTCGATGCGACGCAGCCCGAACAGGTGGGCCGCCTTGTGGAACGCCGCGTGCGCGGTCGTCGGGAGCACGATCGACGGCGCCGCGATCCCGGGGTGGGCGTCCCGGGCGGCGAGCACCGCCAGCAAGCACGACTCCGTGCCGCCGGAAGTCACCGAACCGACCACGCCCGGGACGTCGCCGAGCAGCGCGGAGGCCGCGGCGACGAGGTCGTTCTCCATCCGCAGCAGGCTCGGGAACGCCGTCGGGTCCAGGCCGTTGGCCGACGACGCGAGCGCGTGCGCGGCCGCGCCCAGGGAGTCCACTTCGGACAGGCCGCTGTCGTAGACGTAGGCCAGCGTCCGGCCGCCGTGCGTCGGCAGGTCGCCCGCGCGCAGCTCCCGCAGCGCCGCGAGGACGCCCTCAGGCGAGTTCATGGCGCGGCTCCAGCACCTTGCGCCGCAGCAGCGGCAGGGCCAGCGCGATCAGCACGCCGGGGACGATCGACGCCCCGACGAGGATCGCCACGATCGCGCTGTGCGGCTGGTTCGCCGTCGCGTCGGTGCTCGACACGTACCCGCCGGCGGCGAGGATGATCGCCCACAGACCGCCGCCGAAGGCCAGCCCCAGCGTCTCCCCCGCGGTCCACACGCCCGCCGCGATCCCCGCCCGGGTCTCGCCGGTGCGCTCCTCCTCGGCGGTGATCAGGTCGGGCAGGATGGCCAGCGGGAACACCGAAATCCCCGCGTAGCCGACCCCGCACAGCGCCACGAAGACGAACGTGACGACCAGCGGGATCTCCTGGGCGAAGACCAGGCCGAGGAGGCCGATCGCGAAGGCCGCCGTGGCCAGGCGGAAGCCGTTCAGCTTGCCCACCCGATCGCCCAGCCGGGGCCACAGCGGCATGGTGACCAGCGCCGGGCCGACGAAGATGACGAACAGGATCGTCCCGTAGCCCTCGTCGCCGAGGATGCGCTGGGCGAAGAACGGGATCGCGGCGAGCACCGTGCCGATGCCGAGCGCCTGGATGAAGTACGTGCCGAGCAGCCAGCGGAACGGCCGCCAGCCGGCGAGCGTGCGGACCAGCTCCTTCAGGTTCACGGTGTTCGGCCGCAGGGAACCGACCGGCGCGTCCTTGAGCCCGAAGTACACCAGCAGCGTCGCGGCCAGCACGATCAGGCCGATCACCACGGCCATCACCCGATAGCCGGCGACCCCGTCGATCGCCGCGGTGATCGCCGGGGCGCCGCCGCCGCAGATCAGGATCGTCACGGCCAGCACGCCGATGCGGACGCTGGTCAGCTTCGTGCGTTCGGTCGCCGACTCGGTCAGCTCGGCGGGCAGCGCGTTGAACGGCACCTGGAACAGCGCGTACGCCGTCGCGCAGAGGGCGAAGGTGATCGCCACGTACAGCGCGTCCGGCAGCGGGGTCCCGAAGCCGGGGTGGGCGAACATCGCCGCGAACAGGATCGCGACGCCGACGCCGCCGATCAGCAGGAAGCGGCGCCGGCTGCCGGTCTTGATCAGGTCCGCGTCGGACAGCCGGC
Protein-coding sequences here:
- a CDS encoding aminotransferase class V-fold PLP-dependent enzyme — translated: MNSPEGVLAALRELRAGDLPTHGGRTLAYVYDSGLSEVDSLGAAAHALASSANGLDPTAFPSLLRMENDLVAAASALLGDVPGVVGSVTSGGTESCLLAVLAARDAHPGIAAPSIVLPTTAHAAFHKAAHLFGLRRIDVPVDPVTFRADPAAMAAAIDDSTVLVVASAPSYAHGVLDPVPEIAAAAHERGVRMHVDACIGGWVLPYFARLGADVPPFDFRVPGVTSISVDLHKYAYCPKGTSVLLHASAELRRTHYFASAAWPGYTMLNTTIQSTRSGGPLAAAWAVVNHLGSDGYLKLASAAREAVSRIRSGIEELPGLRVLGDPVSTLIAFTGDDGFDLFTVADEMKARGWYIQPQFAHLSSPANLHLTVTAANHGSEKEFLTDLAASVDAARSAAPVVVDAAVAEFVAALDPATLTAEQFAGLLAAAGLGGASGLPDRMAPINALLATAPAPLRERLLLEFLGALYTPS
- a CDS encoding MFS transporter, giving the protein MATLSGRTRFRYSLGSFVTGSFGTVPGLVLVKYLTDTMAVPAGWAAAIVFVPKAWDFFFNPVAGRLSDADLIKTGSRRRFLLIGGVGVAILFAAMFAHPGFGTPLPDALYVAITFALCATAYALFQVPFNALPAELTESATERTKLTSVRIGVLAVTILICGGGAPAITAAIDGVAGYRVMAVVIGLIVLAATLLVYFGLKDAPVGSLRPNTVNLKELVRTLAGWRPFRWLLGTYFIQALGIGTVLAAIPFFAQRILGDEGYGTILFVIFVGPALVTMPLWPRLGDRVGKLNGFRLATAAFAIGLLGLVFAQEIPLVVTFVFVALCGVGYAGISVFPLAILPDLITAEEERTGETRAGIAAGVWTAGETLGLAFGGGLWAIILAAGGYVSSTDATANQPHSAIVAILVGASIVPGVLIALALPLLRRKVLEPRHELA